The following coding sequences lie in one Halomonas sp. 'Soap Lake #6' genomic window:
- the metF gene encoding methylenetetrahydrofolate reductase [NAD(P)H]: protein MSSQEHPLGISFEFFPPNTDAGRDKLMHVRDELAARNPRFFSVTYGAGGSTQARTRDTVRSVSQSGITTAPHLSCIGSEKAYLRDLLAQYREEGVDSLVALRGDMPSGMASIGELRYANELVEFIRTETGDHFEIAVAAYPESHPQTPNFDKDVENFARKMKAGANMAITQYFFTADAYFHFVEKARALGVEQPIIPGIMPITNYTKLARFSDACGAEIPRWVRKQLESYGDDSDSIAAFGTDVITRLCERLLDGGAPGLHFYTLNQAAPVLKVVDNLVS, encoded by the coding sequence ATGAGCAGCCAAGAACATCCGTTAGGTATTAGCTTTGAATTCTTTCCGCCCAATACTGATGCTGGGCGAGACAAGCTAATGCATGTGCGTGATGAGCTGGCCGCGCGTAATCCGCGTTTCTTCTCTGTTACTTACGGTGCGGGTGGCTCTACCCAAGCGCGTACCCGTGACACTGTGCGTAGCGTTAGCCAAAGTGGCATTACTACCGCGCCTCATCTCTCCTGTATTGGCAGTGAAAAAGCTTATTTGCGTGATCTGCTTGCGCAGTACCGGGAAGAGGGCGTCGATAGCTTGGTCGCACTGCGCGGTGATATGCCTTCGGGCATGGCAAGCATCGGTGAGCTGCGCTATGCCAACGAGCTAGTCGAGTTTATTCGCACGGAGACCGGCGATCATTTTGAGATTGCTGTGGCTGCCTACCCGGAATCTCACCCACAGACCCCCAACTTTGATAAGGATGTGGAAAACTTTGCCCGTAAGATGAAGGCTGGCGCTAATATGGCGATTACCCAGTACTTCTTTACGGCTGATGCCTATTTCCACTTCGTTGAGAAAGCACGGGCGCTAGGGGTCGAGCAGCCGATTATTCCCGGCATTATGCCAATCACCAACTACACCAAACTGGCACGTTTTTCGGATGCCTGTGGTGCAGAAATCCCCCGCTGGGTCCGCAAGCAACTGGAGTCCTACGGTGACGACAGCGATTCCATTGCCGCCTTTGGTACTGATGTTATCACCCGCTTATGCGAGCGCTTGCTAGATGGCGGTGCACCAGGACTGCACTTCTACACCCTTAACCAAGCCGCTCCAGTCCTGAAGGTTGTTGATAACTTAGTGAGCTAA